A window from Candidatus Methylomirabilota bacterium encodes these proteins:
- a CDS encoding potassium-transporting ATPase subunit KdpA codes for MTTNGVLQLLLYLVVLIALAKPLGAYMARVYQNRPFGLDRMLGWLERLIYRLGGVRPDEEMGWKTYAAAMLLFNLAGLLAVYLLQRLQGVLPLNPQGLGAVSPDSSFNTAVSFATNTNWQGYGGESTMSYLTQMLALTVQHFLSAATGMAVLVALIRGFARRSAQTIGNFWVDMTRSALYILLPLSFILALALVSQGMTQTFGPSVTATVVQPTQYDEPVTDKDGKPVVDDKGQPKTKKSTLTEQVIAVGPVASQIAIKQLGTNGGGYFNANSADPIENPTPISNFLEVLSILLIAAALCYTFGVMVGDTRQGWAVLAAMTVIFVGLLATCYLAELRGHTLVQQGVDHTTTALSSGGNMEGKEVRFGIANSALWATATTSASNGSVNSMHDSFTPIGGLVPMWLIQLGEVVYGGVGSGLYGMLMFAIIAVFVAGLMVGRTPEYLGKKITPREIKLVSLYILTMPVIVLATTAAAVALPGPRKSILNGGPHGLSEVLYAFMS; via the coding sequence ATGACTACGAACGGCGTCCTGCAGCTGCTGCTCTATCTGGTCGTGCTGATCGCTCTCGCGAAGCCGCTGGGCGCGTACATGGCGCGCGTCTACCAGAACCGTCCCTTCGGGCTCGACCGGATGCTCGGCTGGCTCGAGCGGCTGATCTATCGCCTCGGCGGTGTCCGGCCCGACGAGGAGATGGGGTGGAAGACGTATGCCGCGGCCATGCTCCTCTTCAACCTTGCCGGCCTGCTCGCGGTCTACCTGCTGCAGCGGTTGCAGGGCGTGCTGCCGCTGAATCCCCAGGGACTCGGGGCGGTGTCCCCCGATTCCTCGTTCAATACCGCCGTCAGCTTTGCCACGAATACGAATTGGCAGGGTTACGGCGGCGAATCCACGATGAGCTATCTCACCCAGATGCTGGCGCTCACCGTCCAGCACTTCCTCTCGGCGGCCACGGGCATGGCGGTGCTGGTCGCTCTCATCCGAGGCTTCGCGCGACGCTCCGCCCAGACCATCGGCAACTTCTGGGTGGACATGACCCGCAGCGCGCTCTACATCCTGCTGCCGCTGTCCTTCATCCTGGCCCTGGCCCTCGTCTCGCAAGGGATGACGCAGACCTTCGGCCCTTCCGTCACCGCCACGGTGGTCCAGCCGACGCAATACGACGAGCCGGTCACCGACAAGGACGGCAAGCCCGTCGTCGACGATAAGGGGCAGCCCAAGACCAAGAAGTCCACGCTGACGGAGCAGGTGATCGCAGTTGGGCCGGTGGCCTCGCAGATCGCCATCAAGCAGCTCGGCACCAACGGCGGCGGGTACTTCAACGCCAACTCGGCGGATCCGATCGAGAATCCCACGCCGATCTCCAACTTCCTCGAGGTCCTGTCGATCCTGCTCATTGCCGCGGCCCTCTGCTACACCTTCGGCGTCATGGTGGGCGACACGCGCCAAGGCTGGGCGGTGCTGGCCGCGATGACCGTGATCTTCGTGGGCCTGCTCGCCACCTGCTACCTGGCCGAGCTGAGGGGCCACACGCTGGTCCAGCAAGGCGTCGATCATACGACCACCGCGCTCTCGTCAGGCGGGAACATGGAAGGCAAGGAAGTGCGGTTCGGCATCGCCAACTCGGCGTTGTGGGCGACGGCTACGACCTCGGCTTCGAACGGCTCCGTGAACTCGATGCACGACTCGTTCACGCCCATCGGCGGCCTGGTTCCCATGTGGCTGATACAGCTCGGCGAGGTCGTCTACGGCGGTGTCGGCTCGGGGCTGTACGGCATGCTCATGTTCGCCATCATCGCAGTGTTCGTCGCCGGCCTCATGGTGGGGCGCACTCCGGAGTACCTCGGCAAGAAGATCACGCCGCGAGAGATCAAGCTCGTCTCCCTCTACATCCTCACGATGCCCGTCATCGTGCTCGCCACGACAGCCGCCGCAGTCGCCCTGCCCGGGCCGAGGAAGTCGATCCTCAACGGCGGCCCGCACGGCCTGTCGGAGGTGCTGTACGCCTTCATGTC
- the kdpF gene encoding K(+)-transporting ATPase subunit F yields MPFLYIVGGIVALGLMAYLVLALLKPEMFS; encoded by the coding sequence ATGCCTTTCCTCTACATCGTCGGTGGCATCGTGGCACTCGGGCTCATGGCGTATCTCGTTCTGGCTCTCTTGAAGCCGGAGATGTTCTCATGA
- the argB gene encoding acetylglutamate kinase → MAVAPQIDGLMRRVGKIPRFVDGLRVTDAETMELVEMVLVGHVNPELVGLINRHGGRAIGLNGKDSDLIVAHRRPHRRANGECVDLGLVGDVESINRRLLQALDEDGLIPVIAPVATGRDGKTYNVNADHVAGRVARPAFESPTGGGRMPSAWPYSRAMGSARTSWGERREEVSVTRRRPAVWSSCGSEP, encoded by the coding sequence ATGGCGGTGGCCCCCCAGATCGACGGTCTGATGCGCCGCGTCGGCAAGATCCCGCGCTTCGTCGACGGGCTTCGCGTGACCGACGCGGAGACCATGGAGCTAGTCGAGATGGTCCTCGTGGGCCACGTCAATCCCGAGCTCGTGGGTCTCATCAACCGCCACGGCGGTCGCGCCATCGGCCTGAACGGGAAGGATTCCGACCTGATCGTTGCCCACCGGCGGCCACATCGGCGGGCGAATGGGGAGTGCGTCGACCTTGGACTAGTCGGCGACGTCGAGTCGATCAACCGGCGCCTGCTCCAGGCTCTCGACGAGGACGGGCTGATCCCGGTCATCGCCCCCGTGGCCACCGGGCGTGACGGCAAGACCTACAACGTCAACGCCGATCACGTCGCCGGAAGGGTGGCGCGTCCTGCGTTCGAATCGCCGACGGGCGGCGGCCGAATGCCCTCAGCCTGGCCTTACTCGCGGGCCATGGGGTCGGCACGGACATCATGGGGCGAGCGACGTGAAGAAGTATCAGTGACGAGGCGGCGACCGGCTGTGTGGTCCTCGTGCGGTAGCGAACCCTAG
- the greA gene encoding transcription elongation factor GreA, whose protein sequence is MQRTPMTRSGHDRLKNELERLKSIERPAISKAIGEARAHGDLSENAEYHAAREKQGMIEARIKDLEGKLATAEVIDPPTSGDRITFGSTVRLEDEEGKEIAYWIVGSEEAEPPRGRISVLAPLARTLIGKKVGDTVTAQLPAGKKTFEILQANFAWPETG, encoded by the coding sequence ATTCAACGCACCCCGATGACGCGAAGCGGCCACGACCGCTTGAAGAACGAGCTGGAGCGGCTCAAGTCGATCGAGCGCCCGGCCATCAGCAAGGCCATCGGCGAGGCGCGGGCCCACGGCGACCTCTCGGAGAACGCCGAGTATCACGCGGCGCGCGAGAAGCAGGGCATGATCGAGGCGCGGATCAAAGACCTCGAAGGCAAGCTCGCTACCGCCGAGGTCATCGACCCGCCCACCTCGGGCGATCGCATCACGTTCGGCTCCACGGTGCGGCTGGAAGACGAGGAGGGCAAGGAGATCGCGTACTGGATCGTGGGCTCCGAGGAAGCGGAGCCCCCGCGCGGTCGCATCTCGGTCCTGGCGCCTTTGGCGCGTACCCTCATCGGCAAGAAAGTCGGCGACACCGTGACCGCGCAGCTCCCCGCCGGCAAGAAAACCTTCGAGATCCTCCAGGCGAATTTCGCCTGGCCGGAGACCGGCTAG
- a CDS encoding efflux RND transporter periplasmic adaptor subunit: MQRSVETVGSLVAWVETVVKTEQPGTVARLRVDLGDSVTQGKVLAEYDTREFQLAVDQAEADLLSSRQSYARAQATVASSEAALRRVKDGLSALQAEVARTQSQAEWSKSELDRNQELFRKELIAQRDVDSARNLYNTALAQLQVTQNVLGLHPEQVHIAEAQLDSDRAALRVAQAEVTRREAMLGIMRKRLEDTTIRAPFNGQIAKRHLNAGEYVKENTPVFTLVALDPLKYTGTVPERFSPELSTGQRVELTVEAYPGQTFAGQVTRVSPAVEVQTRSLALEGRVGNADNRLRPGFFTKGVVLTRKDATVAFVPAEAVVYFVGISKVYVVTNGKAEERLVKAGARQGALVEISDGVKPGETVATSNLSQLFNGAPIAVVDGRAAASPPPAR, encoded by the coding sequence GTGCAACGGTCGGTGGAGACGGTGGGCAGCCTGGTCGCCTGGGTGGAGACCGTGGTCAAGACCGAGCAGCCCGGCACCGTGGCGCGCCTGCGCGTGGATCTCGGCGACTCGGTCACGCAGGGCAAGGTGCTCGCCGAGTACGACACCCGCGAGTTCCAGCTCGCGGTGGATCAGGCCGAGGCCGATCTCCTGTCTTCACGTCAATCGTACGCGCGCGCTCAAGCGACGGTGGCGTCGAGCGAGGCGGCGCTGCGCCGGGTCAAGGACGGCCTCTCGGCGTTGCAGGCGGAGGTGGCGCGCACTCAGTCGCAGGCCGAATGGTCCAAGTCCGAGCTCGACCGCAACCAGGAGCTGTTCCGCAAGGAGCTCATCGCCCAGCGCGACGTCGACAGTGCGCGGAATCTCTACAACACCGCGCTGGCCCAGCTCCAGGTGACGCAGAACGTGCTCGGCCTGCACCCGGAGCAGGTGCACATCGCCGAGGCGCAGCTCGACTCGGACCGCGCGGCCCTGCGCGTGGCCCAAGCCGAGGTGACGCGCCGCGAGGCCATGCTCGGCATCATGCGCAAGCGCCTCGAGGACACCACGATCCGGGCGCCGTTCAACGGCCAGATCGCCAAGCGGCACCTCAACGCGGGCGAGTACGTGAAGGAGAACACGCCGGTCTTCACTCTCGTCGCCCTCGACCCGCTGAAGTACACGGGCACGGTGCCGGAGCGCTTCTCACCCGAGCTCAGCACGGGCCAGCGAGTCGAGCTGACGGTGGAGGCGTATCCGGGGCAGACCTTCGCGGGGCAGGTCACCCGCGTCTCGCCCGCGGTGGAAGTCCAGACGCGGAGCCTGGCTCTGGAGGGCCGGGTCGGCAACGCCGACAACCGCCTGCGTCCCGGCTTCTTCACCAAGGGCGTGGTGCTGACGCGCAAGGACGCCACCGTGGCCTTCGTGCCCGCCGAGGCGGTGGTGTACTTCGTGGGCATCTCCAAGGTCTACGTCGTGACCAACGGCAAGGCCGAGGAGCGGCTGGTGAAGGCGGGCGCCCGGCAGGGCGCGCTGGTGGAGATCAGTGACGGTGTGAAGCCCGGGGAGACGGTGGCGACCTCGAACCTCTCCCAGCTCTTCAACGGGGCGCCGATCGCCGTCGTCGACGGCCGCGCCGCCGCCTCGCCCCCGCCCGCTCGCTAG
- a CDS encoding efflux RND transporter permease subunit, whose protein sequence is MGFLEVFVRRPVFTTMVIVTLVVLGLASFVQLGVDIFPKVDLPTITITTLLPGASPEEIESQITKPIEEVVNTISGLDELRSSTIEGQSQIFATFVLERNVQEAANDVREKVGTVLARLPAGTESPIIEKIDPDSAPVMALVVSGQRSAREITEIADKRIKRALETVKDVGAITLVGDRKREIQILVNPDKLSAFNLSIQQVKDALQRQNVEIPGGRLTAGANEEGLRTLGRIESVRAFNDLIVADFKGSPVRVRDVAAVRDAEEEPRTLSRLNSANAVSMLIRKQSGTNTVAVVDRVKERLAEVQKGLPQDIRFEVVRDLSRFIKRSFHEVQDHLLLGGLLASLIVAAFIGRLLWHESLILLAIVLAVALAFAWGDPELLIKVTGLAILVTLVFFLSVRKLRPAFIAAVAIPASIIATFVAMRMAGFTLNNLTMLGLSLSTGIVIDDAIIVLENIFRHTEEEGRTPFDAAISGTKEISLAVTATTISLVVIFLPVAFMGGLVGKFWNSFGLTATFAIMVSLLVAFTLTPMLAARVLSTPGVAGGHAAGSSKSSGLYHRIEGAYEGALAWCLRHRTICFLGIAAIMVGGWFLIKSSKLEFVVDDDMSEFEVVAEAPPGSSIERSALTSQLMEAEIRKVPEVVTLFTTIGVRGQYQSNVTDISIYVGLKHLSERKRVQLEIMNDVRQRLAAFPGMRVSVQNISLISGGGFRQTQFNLILRGPELAGLERYAQGVIDVLKAKPGFVDLDTAQSLRQPEVQVEIDRHKASDLGVRVDAVATALRTMVGGEKVGFYREAGEQYDIRLRLDEDHRRDASGLPALMVPGAGGALVKLSNVTTLGSGMSPGQIERYAQERSITIISNLLPSKPLADAYKEAFAAVAAQRMPPEYGILLTGRGKLLQEALANFAIAFVLSLCFIYIVLAAQFESFVHPLTIMVSMFLSIPFGILTLKLLDRTLNIYSIMGLFLLMGVVKKNAILQVDYTNVLRERGMERTQAQMEADRARLRPILMTTLAIVAGMLPVAMGRGDGSASRASLATVVVGGQLLCLLVTLLVTPVIYSTFDDLRGLRVFSRISFPHWKSALADRLAWSRFAARRPEPEP, encoded by the coding sequence ATGGGATTCCTCGAGGTCTTCGTCCGCCGTCCCGTCTTCACCACCATGGTCATCGTAACCCTGGTGGTGCTGGGGCTGGCCTCCTTCGTCCAGCTCGGCGTAGACATCTTCCCCAAGGTGGACCTGCCGACCATCACCATCACCACGCTCCTGCCCGGCGCCTCCCCCGAGGAGATCGAGAGCCAGATCACCAAGCCCATCGAGGAGGTCGTCAACACCATCAGCGGCCTCGACGAGCTCCGCTCGTCCACCATCGAAGGGCAGAGCCAGATCTTCGCCACCTTCGTGCTCGAGCGAAACGTGCAGGAGGCGGCCAACGACGTGCGCGAGAAGGTGGGCACGGTGCTGGCGCGGCTGCCTGCGGGCACCGAGTCCCCCATCATCGAGAAGATCGACCCGGATTCCGCGCCCGTCATGGCCCTGGTGGTGTCCGGCCAGCGATCGGCGCGCGAAATCACGGAAATCGCCGACAAGCGCATCAAGCGCGCGCTCGAGACCGTCAAGGACGTGGGCGCGATCACGCTGGTGGGCGATCGCAAGCGCGAGATCCAGATCCTCGTCAACCCCGACAAGCTCAGCGCCTTCAACCTGTCCATCCAGCAGGTCAAGGATGCCCTCCAGCGTCAGAACGTCGAGATCCCCGGCGGCCGCCTCACTGCGGGCGCCAACGAGGAGGGGCTCCGCACGCTGGGACGCATCGAATCCGTCCGCGCCTTCAACGACCTCATCGTGGCCGACTTCAAGGGCAGCCCGGTGCGGGTGCGTGACGTCGCCGCCGTCCGCGACGCCGAGGAGGAGCCGCGCACCCTTTCGCGTCTGAACAGCGCCAACGCGGTCTCCATGCTCATCCGGAAGCAGTCCGGCACCAACACGGTGGCGGTGGTGGACCGGGTCAAGGAGCGGCTGGCCGAGGTGCAGAAGGGGCTGCCCCAGGACATCCGGTTCGAGGTGGTGCGGGACCTCTCGCGCTTCATCAAGCGCTCGTTCCACGAGGTGCAGGACCACCTGCTCCTGGGCGGCCTCCTCGCCAGTCTCATCGTCGCCGCGTTCATCGGCCGGCTCCTCTGGCACGAGAGCCTGATCCTGCTCGCCATCGTGCTCGCGGTGGCCCTCGCCTTTGCCTGGGGCGACCCCGAGCTGCTCATCAAGGTGACGGGCCTCGCCATCCTGGTCACGCTCGTGTTCTTCCTCTCGGTGCGGAAGTTGCGCCCCGCCTTCATCGCCGCGGTGGCCATCCCCGCGTCGATCATCGCCACCTTCGTGGCCATGCGCATGGCCGGCTTCACCCTGAACAACCTCACGATGCTGGGCCTGTCGCTGTCCACCGGGATCGTGATCGACGACGCCATCATCGTGCTCGAGAACATCTTCCGGCACACGGAGGAGGAGGGGCGGACGCCCTTCGACGCCGCCATCTCCGGCACCAAGGAGATCTCGCTCGCCGTCACCGCCACCACGATCTCGCTGGTGGTGATCTTCCTGCCCGTGGCCTTCATGGGCGGGCTCGTGGGGAAGTTCTGGAACTCGTTCGGCCTCACCGCCACCTTCGCGATCATGGTGTCGCTGCTGGTGGCGTTCACCCTCACGCCGATGCTCGCCGCCCGCGTCCTCAGCACGCCCGGCGTGGCGGGTGGTCACGCGGCGGGGTCCTCGAAGTCCTCGGGCCTCTATCACCGGATTGAGGGGGCGTACGAGGGCGCGCTCGCGTGGTGCCTGCGGCACCGCACGATCTGCTTCCTCGGCATCGCCGCCATCATGGTCGGAGGCTGGTTCCTCATCAAATCGTCCAAGCTCGAGTTCGTGGTGGACGATGACATGAGCGAGTTCGAGGTCGTGGCGGAGGCGCCCCCCGGCTCCTCCATCGAGCGGAGCGCATTGACCAGCCAGTTGATGGAGGCGGAGATTCGCAAGGTCCCCGAGGTCGTCACGCTCTTCACCACCATCGGCGTGCGGGGCCAGTACCAATCCAACGTGACCGACATCTCGATCTACGTGGGGCTCAAGCACCTGTCCGAGCGCAAGCGCGTGCAGCTCGAGATCATGAACGACGTGCGCCAGCGCCTCGCCGCGTTCCCGGGCATGCGGGTGAGCGTCCAGAACATCAGTCTCATCAGCGGCGGCGGCTTCCGCCAGACCCAGTTCAACCTGATCCTGCGCGGCCCCGAGCTGGCCGGCCTCGAGCGCTACGCCCAGGGCGTGATCGATGTGCTCAAGGCCAAGCCCGGCTTCGTGGACCTCGACACCGCGCAATCCCTGCGGCAGCCCGAGGTGCAGGTTGAGATCGATCGGCACAAGGCGTCCGACCTCGGCGTGCGCGTGGACGCGGTGGCGACCGCGCTGCGGACGATGGTGGGCGGGGAGAAAGTCGGGTTCTACCGGGAAGCGGGCGAGCAGTATGACATCCGGCTGCGGCTCGACGAGGACCATCGGCGCGACGCCTCCGGGCTCCCCGCCCTCATGGTGCCGGGCGCCGGCGGCGCGCTGGTGAAGCTCTCCAACGTCACCACCCTCGGCTCCGGCATGAGCCCCGGCCAGATCGAGCGCTACGCCCAGGAGCGCTCGATCACCATCATCTCGAACCTGCTGCCGTCGAAACCGCTCGCCGACGCCTACAAGGAGGCGTTCGCCGCGGTGGCCGCCCAGCGCATGCCGCCGGAATACGGCATCCTCCTCACCGGGCGGGGCAAGCTCCTCCAGGAAGCGCTGGCCAACTTCGCCATCGCCTTCGTGCTCTCGCTCTGCTTCATCTACATCGTGCTCGCCGCGCAGTTCGAGTCCTTCGTGCATCCGCTCACGATCATGGTGTCGATGTTCCTGTCCATCCCCTTCGGGATCCTCACCCTCAAGCTCTTGGACCGGACCCTCAACATCTACTCGATCATGGGACTCTTCCTCCTCATGGGCGTGGTGAAGAAGAACGCGATCCTCCAGGTGGACTACACGAACGTCTTGCGTGAGCGGGGGATGGAGCGCACCCAGGCCCAGATGGAGGCGGATCGAGCGCGGCTCCGGCCCATCCTCATGACCACGCTCGCCATCGTAGCGGGGATGCTCCCGGTGGCGATGGGACGCGGCGACGGCTCCGCCTCGCGCGCCTCGCTGGCCACGGTGGTGGTGGGCGGTCAGCTCCTCTGCCTGCTCGTCACGCTCCTCGTGACGCCGGTGATCTACTCGACCTTCGACGACCTGCGAGGGCTTCGCGTGTTTTCCCGCATCAGCTTCCCGCACTGGAAGAGCGCGCTCGCCGACCGCCTCGCCTGGAGCCGCTTCGCGGCCCGGCGCCCCGAGCCCGAGCCCTAG
- a CDS encoding tyrosine-protein phosphatase codes for MHRRLPEGGRLFGGPMPAPPYTDSAATLRAAGITTVACLLDRNELSPALEAAYAGAGLRLLHFPVPDMGVPRDADAFHVYLRGLLDRLAAGETIYLHCFAGLGRTGTALACLLMLVGESAATAVAAVREAYRREAVESGGQRRFVEAFAARVTEGAG; via the coding sequence GTGCACCGACGCCTCCCGGAGGGGGGGCGTCTCTTCGGGGGCCCGATGCCGGCGCCGCCCTACACGGACTCGGCGGCCACGCTGCGCGCAGCGGGTATCACCACCGTCGCCTGCCTTCTCGACCGCAATGAGCTGTCGCCGGCGCTGGAGGCAGCCTACGCGGGCGCCGGCCTGCGCCTGCTCCACTTCCCCGTGCCGGACATGGGCGTGCCGCGGGACGCGGACGCCTTCCACGTCTATCTTCGCGGCCTGCTGGACCGCCTCGCCGCGGGCGAGACGATCTATCTGCATTGCTTCGCCGGGCTCGGGCGCACGGGCACGGCGCTGGCGTGTCTGCTCATGCTGGTCGGCGAATCGGCGGCCACGGCGGTCGCCGCCGTGCGCGAGGCCTATCGGCGGGAGGCGGTGGAGAGCGGCGGTCAGCGGCGCTTCGTGGAGGCCTTCGCCGCCCGCGTGACCGAGGGAGCCGGCTAG
- a CDS encoding cysteine hydrolase family protein — MDKTALLVIDAQQEYFAPIGKIVLPGGPAAVGRIARLLDWARRRGMPVVHIVHESQKPGARTFAPGSPALAIHPEAAPKAGEPVVTKHLPGSFTNTPLERMLRDGGIERVIVSGFMTQMCCDTTTREAAHRGFAVTLLSDATAAMEVKGPDGVAIPADVVHRTHLGSLNGFLAEVRSTADLIG; from the coding sequence ATGGACAAGACCGCACTGCTCGTGATCGATGCCCAGCAGGAGTATTTCGCCCCCATCGGGAAGATCGTGCTGCCCGGCGGGCCCGCCGCGGTGGGACGCATCGCGCGCCTGCTCGACTGGGCGCGGCGCCGGGGCATGCCCGTCGTGCACATCGTCCACGAGAGCCAGAAGCCCGGCGCGCGGACGTTCGCGCCCGGCTCTCCCGCGCTCGCGATCCATCCTGAGGCCGCCCCGAAGGCGGGCGAGCCGGTGGTCACCAAGCACCTGCCCGGCTCCTTCACCAACACGCCGCTCGAGCGGATGCTGCGGGACGGGGGCATCGAGCGCGTGATCGTCTCCGGCTTCATGACGCAGATGTGCTGCGATACCACCACACGCGAGGCCGCGCATCGCGGCTTCGCGGTGACGCTCCTCTCCGACGCCACCGCGGCGATGGAGGTGAAGGGGCCGGACGGGGTTGCGATTCCCGCGGACGTCGTCCATCGCACCCATCTCGGCAGCCTCAACGGCTTTCTCGCCGAGGTGCGCAGCACCGCCGATCTGATCGGCTGA